GTATCCGCATTTCTGATAAATATTTTTTTACAGACAACACTCAGGAACAGACTTGAATTATGGGAAAATGGAAAGCGAAATCAAGCACCAAACATAGACATAAGCCCAATATCGCCCCATCAGTTGTACTCCATCGAAGGTTGCCTTCCAACAAGCCATCCAACCTGAGAGACAAACTGATCGCGAATGGGAGTGAATGCTTCttggaaagaagaaacaaGTAGTTTCGCCGGTTGATTGGCACCAGCCGTCAGTGGAGTTGATGACAACCAGTGACTACCTCTCGCTGATGCATTAGACGGGGGGAGTACTGATGATGATAATGAAGGAGGCCCAACAACCAGCTGTTCCAAAGTGTCATTCCAGTGCGTAACGACAGAGTGGGGATACATCCCCCCTTTGTCATTGACGTCGGAAGACAAATCCGATACCCAGGATGACCAGATAGTGAGAGAAAGTTTGGCAAGGTCAAGTACCAATGATGCCGGCGGGGAAGTGCTTCCATCCAActgagaagaggaaggtATATAAGAGAGAATGGTCAAAAGATGCCGTGTATGCGACTCGAGAAATAGGAAGAGTGTTGGGCAGTCGATCGCTGGTTGTTGATTGGAAGAAGTGAAGCACTTGATGTAAGTGGACACCTGTCATAACATTGTTAGTAATTTTGGATAGGGTTGTCATATATCCTTGATAAACTTACAGTTCGACAGTACACCTCAACGTGATTACTGACTCGATCCCACCTACGAGATTCCGCCAGAGCACCTGGATAGAATGATATGTTCGCAACAGGACCAGCCAGTTTTTCAATCTCGGCAAATAatctctccatctctttcaAGCATGACCTGAATTCTAGCTTGGGCATTATACCCAAAACTGTCGAGGACAACGAAGGTTCCAGTTGCATCAGCTGAAGCAAGATAGGTAGATGTGCAGATGGGGGTAAAGCAGCTAAGTAGGACGTCAGGAAACTCATTTCATAGGCGTAATATGACTTACCTAGCATTATCCCAATGTCGACACCTTCTGCAGACTGTTCGTCTGACGTAGAATTTTGAAGTTTTGACCTCTTGACTGTCTTGGATGCGTGTGAAGGACCGGTTCGCAAGCCTTTGGTAGACGGAAGGCTGCCAAGGCGGCTAGACACAGGTGTAGGGGAACGGGACCTGGGTGATTGAATAGATCCAGTTGGAGATGTTGAAGGGGACCGAGAGCGCCTCGTACGTTTGAGAGATCTGGTTGGCGGTGTGAACGCTTGACTGGGTATTGGCCTTGCGAAAGAATTTCTAGAAGGTGAACTGCAAGCCGGCCCAGTTATTCGATGGGGGGAATGGGTACTGGACATGTGTGTAGGAGCTTCTGATGGAGCTGCTGAAGGCAGTCCAAAGCCAAAGGTGAGGGGAGAGGGACGAGCGGCAAAAGGGAATGAGATGGTGGAAGATGGTTGTTGAGTGAGCGGATGGGCCATGACTTAGCAGTGGGAAGCTTCGATTGGCAAAGGTAGAGAAAATACGTATACTATGCGACTATGTCTGCTCCAGCGATGGATGAATGAAATGTTGAATTTAATTTTGATCGCACACGAATCGAGTGATGGATTGACCGCCTATAGTAGTAGGCTTCTGAGCCACTTATTACAACTGTATAAAGCTGTTCACGGGCTTGTTTTCCTTACGTAATTATAACCCAGCCTACTAATAGTCAAAAGCCCTTTAAATGATTTTCACTCTAAAATTACAGTGGCTAATAATGCGACGACGACGAAAGCCGTCGCCGCACATTATAATAATCATTTATCCAGAGCATGCATGATATGCACAACTAAGACAGGTCTAAGTCAATATCGGCCTTTTTAGGCCTTCTTCAGTTAGCAGCCAATATTAGCTAGTTCCCCCCATATATAAACCAAACAAAAAAAGGTTAAAAACTAATACCCAACTTAGCTAAGTCGGATCCTAACTTTCATAATAAATGTATAATTAAATTTCCTCacattcttctttctccttgtcgcggccacctccaccaccacaTCCTTTTTTGATCTGTGCCAAAACCATCTCCAGTTCAGCTTTTATTTGCATTCAACATTCACTAGGCAAACAACATTACAAGTGTCATTGTAAATCGCCCGGTATCTAAGATCTAAGAACTTTCCATCATGACTACTATCCAAAAAGTAAGCAAAGCTATCTGTTCCATGTTAAGGTCGAGTAACCGAGAGGAACACTTAAACATTTTTTCCTGTAGATCAAGGATATCGAGGATGAAATGGCGAGGACGCAGGTAAGTCTCATCAGGTCGTTATGCTTAGCCATTATTTGCCAACCTTACTTAATTTTCTCTTGTTTAGCGGAACAAAAACACAGAGTCAGTATAGCACCATTTACATCTTCGTGTCACTTATTTGCCTTTTGCGACAGGTACCATCTGGGGCAACTCAAAGGTAACAGTCTCAGTTTATCTAGAACGAGGTGCAGGCTGAACCATCTACTTCATAGCAAAACTTGCCAAACTGCGACGAGAGCTGATTGCCCCCTCTGGTGGCGGTGGGGGCGGACCAGGCATTGGCTTCGACGTTGCGAGGTCAGGTCAAGCAACAGTAACTGTTATCGGATTTCCTAGTGTCGTACGTGTATAACTATCTGTCGAACACAACATTCATCATAGATATTTTGTAGGGCAAATCGACATTTATGTCAAAGCTCACGTAAGTCGGTGGCTCCTTCAAAACGGTGGTTGCGACTGATATCCGACAGCGGAACTCACTCCGAAGCAGCGTCTTATGAATTCACTACTTTGACTACTGTCCCTGGGCAAATGACTTACAATGGAGCCCGAATACAAATTCTTGATCTTCCTGGTAAGATCTCTTCATCACTTGCAAAGCAACCTCTAATAACTGTTATCCCCATCATAAGGTATCATCGAGGGTGCCAAGGACGGTAAAGGCCGAGGCCGACAAGTCATTGCTGTTGCCAGGACTTGCAACCTTATTTTTATTGTTTTGGATGTTCTCAAGCCTCTCAATGACCTCGCTATCCTCACCAATGAATTGGAAGGCTTTGGGATTCGTCTTAATAAAAAGCCCCCTGCCATCACAGtaaaaaagaaagaaagcGGCGGTGTATGTCCTTCATTGTCCCACATGTATTTCAGTTGGACTAATCTCTTCGCTATAATCAGGTTGCTATCACTAACACCGTGCCACTTACCAAAATTGATGCGCAAGAAATTAGGGCTGTATTGCAAGAATATAGGATGAGCAATGCTGCTGTGTCAATTCATCAGCCTGATGCCACAATTGAGGATTTTATTGACGTTGTTGAGGGCAACCGGTGAGTTCGAATCGGCTATAATCTAAGGGCTACTGTTAAACCCTCCAGCGTCTACATCCCTGCCATTTTTGTTCTCAACAAGATTGATGCTATCAGTATTGAGGAACTGGATTTGCTGTATAAGGTGAAACCTGCAATGTGACCTACACCTCTTATACTGATTCATTGAACTACCTCAGATTCCTAACTCAGTCCCCATCTCATCCAAGCTATGGCTTAACATTGATGAGTTGCTTGAAGTCATGTGGGATAAGTTGAATCTTGTAAGGATGTGAGTGCGATTTCATCAGATTTTCCTACTCAGAAACTGCATATCACTCATGACTTGCAGTTATA
This DNA window, taken from Cryptococcus gattii WM276 chromosome C, complete sequence, encodes the following:
- a CDS encoding Hypothetical Protein (Similar to TIGR gene model, INSD accession AAW42629.1), giving the protein MAHPLTQQPSSTISFPFAARPSPLTFGFGLPSAAPSEAPTHMSSTHSPHRITGPACSSPSRNSFARPIPSQAFTPPTRSLKRTRRSRSPSTSPTGSIQSPRSRSPTPVSSRLGSLPSTKGLRTGPSHASKTVKRSKLQNSTSDEQSAEGVDIGIMLAALPPSAHLPILLQLMQLEPSLSSTVLGIMPKLEFRSCLKEMERLFAEIEKLAGPVANISFYPGALAESRRWDRVSNHVEVYCRTVSTYIKCFTSSNQQPAIDCPTLFLFLESHTRHLLTILSYIPSSSQLDGSTSPPASLVLDLAKLSLTIWSSWVSDLSSDVNDKGGMYPHSVVTHWNDTLEQLVVGPPSLSSSVLPPSNASARGSHWLSSTPLTAGANQPAKLLVSSFQEAFTPIRDQFVSQVGWLVGRQPSMEYN
- a CDS encoding GTP-binding protein of the DRG family that interacts with translating ribosomes, putative; Rbg1p (Similar to TIGR gene model, INSD accession AAW42267.1), whose amino-acid sequence is MTTIQKIKDIEDEMARTQRNKNTEYHLGQLKAKLAKLRRELIAPSGGGGGGPGIGFDVARSGQATVTVIGFPSVGKSTFMSKLTGTHSEAASYEFTTLTTVPGQMTYNGARIQILDLPGIIEGAKDGKGRGRQVIAVARTCNLIFIVLDVLKPLNDLAILTNELEGFGIRLNKKPPAITVKKKESGGVAITNTVPLTKIDAQEIRAVLQEYRMSNAAVSIHQPDATIEDFIDVVEGNRVYIPAIFVLNKIDAISIEELDLLYKIPNSVPISSKLWLNIDELLEVMWDKLNLVRIYTKPRGQQPDYSSPVVLQRGKCTVEDFCNAIHKEIVKQFKNAMVWGTSAKHARGQKVGLDHVLEDEDIICIFKK